The Ranitomeya variabilis isolate aRanVar5 chromosome 7, aRanVar5.hap1, whole genome shotgun sequence genome includes a window with the following:
- the LOC143784197 gene encoding taste receptor type 2 member 41-like, which translates to MVSTLWVFILVIDFITLVSGIVLNLGIVIVHIKNWTQHVMAGGCDKVVLAMASVNALLQVLLIYGGLLFSQALLLLLDIPLSPFIFTFFTLIDLCFWNTSWLSICYCLKLVNYSQQMLLWMKSRLSSAVNVLLLGSTLGSFLVNLPLLWTTTQINRHFNGNSTVIDYRFDFHLSFILVKIIFGTCLPFLLTFLCILLSVKSLLRHIWKIQKNSSDMKYSHLQGHFCAIRTMILLLFLDLLFCVAVMGMRLLYLDIGNSLGTINWIIILLHPSLQSVILINGNPKLQKHFFCQTQKPSGPSSA; encoded by the coding sequence ATGGTATCAACATTATGGGTTTTCATCTTAGTCATCGATTTCATCACTTTGGTTTCAGGAATTGTTTTGAATCTTGGCATTGTCATTGTTCACATCAAAAACTGGACACAGCATGTGATGGCTGGTGGGTGTGACAAGGTGGTCCTCGCCATGGCTTCAGTCAATGCTCTCCTCCAGGTCTTACTTATCTATGGAGGACTATTATTTTCACaggctcttcttcttctcctcgATATTCCCCTTTCACCATTTATTTTCACATTCTTTACTCTCATTGATCTCTGTTTTTGGAACACCTCCTGGCTCTCCATCTGTTACTGCTTAAAACTGGTCAACTATTCCCAACAAATGTTACTATGGATGAAGTCAAGATTGTCCTCTGCTGTGAATGTGCTTCTCCTGGGGTCAACCTTGGGATCATTTCTCGTTAATCTGCCCCTTCTATGGACAACTACACAGATAAATCGACATTTCAATGGAAACTCGACTGTCATTGACTATAGATTTGATTTCCATTTGTCCTTCATACTTGTGAAGATCATATTTGGGACTTGTCTGCCCTTTCTTTTGACATTTTTATGCATTCTGCTCAGTGTAAAATCTCTCCTTAGACACATCTGGAAGATTCAGAAGAACTCGTCTGATATGAAATATTCTCACCTTCAGGGACATTTTTGCGCCATCAGGACAATGATTCTGCTGTTATTCCTGGATTTGTTGTTCTGCGTTGCAGTCATGGGGATGAGATTACTTTATCTGGACATTGGAAATTCCCTGGGAACTATTAACTGGATAATtatcctgctgcatccttctcttcaATCTGTGATTCTCATCAATGGCAATCCAAAGTTACAGAAACACTTCTTTTGTCAAACA